From one Geoalkalibacter halelectricus genomic stretch:
- the recA gene encoding recombinase RecA, translating into MADDNRNRAIDLAFGQIEKQFGKGSIMRLGENAALPGVEAIPSGALSLDIALGVGGVPRGRIIEIFGPESSGKTTLALHIVAEAQKKGGIAAFVDAEHALDITYAKKLGVKIEDLLVSQPDTGEQALEIAEVLVRSGAIDVLVIDSVAALTPRAEIEGEMGDAHVGLQARLMSQALRKLTATISKSKCCVIFINQIRMKIGVMFGNPETTTGGNALKFYASVRMDIRRIASLKQGQDVIGNRTRVKVVKNKVAPPFKEAEFDIMYGEGISRFGDLVDLGAASDIIEKSGAWYSFQGERIGQGRENAKTFLKEHPETAQAIEERLLEHYGLKGSVAQPQEG; encoded by the coding sequence ATGGCGGATGACAATCGCAATCGTGCTATCGACCTGGCCTTCGGGCAGATCGAAAAACAATTCGGCAAGGGCAGCATCATGCGCTTGGGCGAGAATGCGGCCTTGCCGGGTGTCGAGGCGATCCCCTCCGGCGCCCTCTCCCTGGACATCGCCTTGGGTGTGGGCGGGGTGCCGCGCGGGCGCATCATCGAGATTTTCGGCCCCGAGTCCTCGGGCAAAACCACCCTCGCCCTGCATATCGTGGCCGAGGCGCAGAAAAAGGGCGGCATCGCCGCCTTTGTCGATGCCGAACACGCCCTGGACATCACCTACGCCAAGAAACTCGGGGTGAAGATCGAGGATCTGCTGGTGTCCCAGCCCGACACCGGCGAGCAGGCCCTGGAGATCGCCGAGGTTCTGGTGCGCAGCGGCGCCATCGACGTGCTGGTGATCGACTCCGTCGCGGCGCTCACACCGCGCGCCGAGATCGAGGGGGAGATGGGCGACGCCCATGTCGGCTTGCAGGCGCGGCTCATGTCCCAAGCCCTGCGCAAGCTCACCGCCACCATCAGCAAATCCAAGTGCTGCGTCATTTTCATCAACCAGATCCGCATGAAGATCGGCGTCATGTTCGGCAATCCCGAAACCACCACCGGCGGCAATGCGCTCAAATTTTACGCCTCGGTGCGCATGGACATCCGCCGCATCGCCTCGCTCAAGCAGGGCCAGGACGTCATCGGCAACCGCACCCGCGTCAAGGTAGTGAAGAACAAGGTCGCCCCGCCCTTCAAGGAGGCCGAATTCGACATCATGTACGGCGAGGGCATCTCGCGCTTCGGCGACCTGGTCGACCTGGGCGCGGCGAGCGACATCATCGAGAAAAGCGGCGCCTGGTACTCCTTCCAGGGCGAACGCATCGGCCAGGGCCGTGAAAATGCCAAGACCTTTCTCAAGGAGCATCCCGAAACCGCCCAGGCCATCGAGGAGCGCCTGCTGGAGCACTACGGCCTCAAGGGCTCCGTCGCGCAGCCCCAGGAAGGATAG
- the thpR gene encoding RNA 2',3'-cyclic phosphodiesterase: MNLRAFIALPLPAHLRQEIAALQQTLAPVLPRVRWVNPEQMHLTLRFFPALPEECLDQVRETMLSVGNFHAPFQVDIGGFGAFPNLARPRVFWLGLRPEAPLLGLQRHLDEGLHAIGLGGEERPFKPHLTLGRAKDAIRLDPARMTAYQNWAGGTWRVTEMRCYQSRLTPAGALHTSLFHAPLGAGGAP, encoded by the coding sequence ATGAACCTGCGCGCTTTTATCGCCCTGCCCCTGCCCGCCCACCTGCGCCAGGAAATCGCCGCGCTGCAACAGACGCTGGCCCCTGTGCTGCCGAGGGTGCGCTGGGTCAACCCCGAACAGATGCATCTGACCCTGAGGTTTTTCCCCGCGCTGCCCGAAGAATGCCTTGATCAAGTTCGCGAAACTATGCTATCCGTAGGGAATTTCCACGCCCCGTTCCAGGTTGACATCGGCGGTTTCGGCGCCTTTCCCAACCTCGCCCGCCCTCGTGTTTTTTGGCTCGGTCTCAGGCCCGAAGCACCGTTGCTCGGGCTGCAACGGCACCTGGACGAAGGGCTCCATGCCATCGGCCTGGGCGGTGAGGAGCGGCCCTTCAAACCTCACCTGACTCTTGGACGGGCCAAGGACGCCATCAGGCTCGACCCGGCCCGCATGACCGCTTACCAGAACTGGGCCGGGGGCACCTGGCGAGTGACGGAAATGCGCTGCTATCAAAGCCGCCTGACCCCTGCGGGCGCCCTCCACACCAGCCTGTTTCACGCGCCCCTCGGCGCCGGCGGCGCGCCCTGA
- a CDS encoding sensor histidine kinase: MIAASEKISHRSWSAALCMALALCGVLTATGAQATEAMLLPESAGRALHIAFAKGAAVPTLLLGLLWLWQRRRRDVLDAGRADAQRQAALALRDLDQSRRRFQQLLDNAGDAIFFIDPHTGHLLQVNRQVENLLGYTEAELRALALCDLFPGNHERRYLRFMHQVMRHGYAEEPNLHFRTKAGQRLIGAVHARLGDLDDLRVVHGVVRDVTRERLSEQQLRRKNRELTLLNEIARRIAGHRGLDELLQAILEDVINVFEAHGGGIYLADRPGGGLQLAAHRNIAPDILADIQQVPQGTGMAARVAASGRPQSSADLRSDPRLRSQAIRAAGWRGFQAIPLSAKQQTVGVLFLYHRDHRVLNRDELHLLVAIGHQVGSAIQGAELYEALRWQNRLTEASNRELKRSRRQLRENLDQAQRHNRELARLERMKSNFMALASHELRTPLTCILSGTQLLGQRLDARLDAEEQQLLAALAQGGERLDQIVRDMLEAARLESNSIYLAREKVDLHQILLEVQGEFQPILQERRLGFELHAVPEGVELTGDAYHLQRTFARLLENAVKYTPAGGGIEIRSRLRCFAELHGERESLGRFSPAFFQDTLGGPLVQVTVADSGIGIPAEEQLRVFDKFYELGNIEAHSTSRTEFGGKGFGLGLTLVKGMVEAHGGMVWVESAPAGGSAFHVLLPVVLGPTLRGGDAS; the protein is encoded by the coding sequence ATGATCGCAGCATCCGAAAAGATATCGCACCGCTCCTGGAGCGCGGCCCTGTGCATGGCGCTGGCGCTGTGCGGCGTCTTGACCGCGACCGGCGCCCAGGCAACCGAGGCGATGCTGTTGCCGGAGTCGGCCGGCCGCGCCCTGCACATCGCATTCGCCAAGGGCGCCGCCGTCCCGACCCTGCTGCTGGGCCTGCTTTGGCTGTGGCAGCGCCGCCGCCGCGACGTCCTGGATGCCGGCCGCGCGGATGCACAACGCCAGGCCGCCCTGGCCCTGCGCGATCTTGATCAGTCGCGGCGGCGGTTTCAGCAACTGCTCGACAACGCCGGCGACGCCATCTTCTTCATCGATCCCCACACCGGCCATCTGCTCCAGGTCAACCGCCAGGTGGAAAACCTGCTCGGCTACACGGAAGCGGAACTCCGCGCCCTGGCCCTCTGCGATCTTTTCCCCGGCAATCATGAGCGCCGCTACCTGCGCTTCATGCACCAGGTCATGCGCCACGGCTACGCCGAGGAACCCAATCTGCATTTCCGCACCAAGGCCGGCCAGCGGCTCATCGGCGCGGTGCATGCCCGCCTGGGGGATCTGGATGACCTGCGCGTGGTGCACGGCGTGGTGCGCGACGTCACCCGGGAGCGCCTCAGCGAGCAGCAATTGCGGCGCAAGAACCGCGAGCTGACCCTGCTCAACGAAATCGCCCGCCGCATCGCCGGGCACCGCGGCCTCGACGAACTGCTCCAGGCGATTCTCGAGGATGTCATCAACGTCTTCGAGGCCCACGGCGGCGGCATTTATCTGGCCGACCGCCCCGGCGGCGGCTTGCAACTGGCCGCCCACCGCAATATCGCGCCCGACATTCTCGCCGACATCCAGCAAGTTCCCCAAGGCACCGGCATGGCCGCCCGGGTCGCCGCCAGCGGTCGGCCGCAAAGTTCCGCCGACCTGCGCAGCGATCCGCGCCTGCGCAGCCAGGCCATCCGCGCGGCCGGGTGGCGCGGCTTTCAGGCCATCCCCCTCAGCGCCAAGCAACAGACCGTGGGCGTGCTGTTTCTCTACCATCGTGATCACCGCGTTCTCAACCGCGACGAACTGCATCTGCTGGTCGCCATCGGTCACCAGGTCGGCAGCGCCATCCAGGGCGCGGAACTTTACGAGGCGCTGCGCTGGCAGAACCGCCTGACCGAGGCCAGCAACCGCGAACTTAAGCGCTCCCGCCGCCAGTTGCGCGAAAATCTCGACCAGGCGCAGCGCCACAACCGCGAACTGGCGCGCCTGGAGCGCATGAAAAGCAACTTCATGGCGCTGGCTTCCCACGAGCTGCGCACGCCCCTGACCTGCATCCTCTCCGGGACGCAGCTGCTCGGACAACGCCTGGACGCCCGGCTGGACGCCGAGGAGCAACAGCTGCTCGCGGCCCTCGCGCAAGGCGGCGAACGCCTCGACCAGATTGTGCGCGACATGCTCGAAGCCGCGCGCCTTGAGTCGAACTCGATCTACCTGGCCCGGGAGAAGGTCGACCTCCATCAAATCCTGCTTGAAGTCCAGGGAGAATTTCAGCCGATTCTCCAGGAGCGGCGCCTTGGCTTTGAACTGCACGCCGTGCCCGAGGGCGTGGAGCTCACCGGCGATGCCTATCACCTGCAACGCACCTTCGCCCGCCTGCTGGAGAACGCGGTCAAATACACTCCGGCGGGAGGCGGCATCGAAATCCGCAGCCGGCTGCGCTGCTTCGCGGAATTGCACGGTGAGCGCGAGAGCCTCGGGCGCTTTTCGCCCGCCTTTTTCCAGGATACCCTGGGCGGTCCCCTGGTGCAGGTGACGGTGGCCGACAGCGGCATCGGCATCCCCGCCGAGGAGCAATTGCGCGTCTTCGACAAATTTTACGAACTCGGCAACATCGAGGCGCACTCCACCTCGCGCACGGAATTCGGCGGCAAAGGATTCGGGTTGGGGCTGACCCTGGTCAAAGGCATGGTGGAAGCCCACGGCGGCATGGTCTGGGTCGAGAGCGCCCCCGCCGGCGGCAGCGCCTTTCATGTGTTGCTGCCGGTGGTACTCGGCCCCACGCTCAGGGGCGGGGATGCTTCATGA
- a CDS encoding competence/damage-inducible protein A produces the protein MNLDIAVLAVGDELLNGEIPDTNTAAIARLLNACGYRIREGRTLPDQEEAIAAALRELAGRHQVVVVTGGLGPTRDDLTARAAARAFGRQLVLNDEALALIRAFFRDHDLEMDPRNEKQALLPHKCTVLPNLRGTAPGFLLEQEHCLLLFFPGVPEEMEAMVEAELLPRLDALSGGHPPLCERILKIFGLSEPKTESLLEGLALPEGVSIGFGVDFPLVHLKLRATGAAAEELLDRAEVQVQRRIGDFIVARGRETLPQTVARLLSASGLTLSLAESCTGGLVAAWLTDIPGASTFFDRGAVTYSNQAKNDWLAVSKRILHDQGAVSETCARAMATGLRQSTRTDITVAVTGIAGPDGGSEDKPVGTVFIALSANDAEQAKGYRFSGSREQIRKISACMALEWIRRYLMERARPKA, from the coding sequence GTGAATCTCGACATCGCGGTCCTTGCCGTGGGGGATGAACTGCTCAACGGTGAAATTCCCGACACCAACACCGCCGCCATCGCCCGGCTGCTCAACGCCTGCGGCTACCGAATTCGCGAAGGGCGCACCCTGCCCGACCAGGAGGAGGCCATCGCCGCGGCGCTGCGCGAGCTGGCGGGGCGCCACCAGGTGGTGGTGGTGACCGGGGGCCTGGGGCCGACGCGCGACGATCTGACCGCGCGCGCCGCCGCGCGCGCCTTCGGTCGTCAACTGGTGCTCAACGACGAGGCCCTGGCGCTGATCCGCGCTTTTTTCCGCGACCACGACCTGGAGATGGACCCGCGCAACGAAAAGCAGGCCCTGCTGCCGCACAAATGCACGGTGCTGCCCAACCTGCGCGGCACCGCTCCCGGTTTTCTCCTCGAACAGGAACACTGTCTGCTGCTGTTTTTCCCCGGCGTGCCGGAGGAAATGGAGGCCATGGTCGAGGCCGAACTCCTGCCGCGCCTCGATGCCCTGAGCGGCGGCCATCCACCCCTATGCGAGCGCATTCTCAAGATCTTCGGCCTCTCCGAGCCCAAGACCGAGAGCCTGCTCGAAGGGCTGGCCCTGCCGGAGGGTGTCAGCATCGGCTTTGGGGTCGATTTTCCCCTGGTGCATCTGAAGCTGCGCGCCACCGGCGCCGCAGCCGAGGAACTGCTCGACCGCGCCGAGGTGCAGGTGCAGCGCCGCATCGGGGATTTCATCGTCGCCCGTGGCCGGGAAACCCTGCCGCAAACCGTCGCGCGGCTGCTGAGCGCCAGCGGCCTGACCCTGTCCCTGGCCGAATCCTGCACCGGCGGCCTGGTGGCGGCCTGGCTCACCGATATACCCGGCGCCTCGACCTTTTTCGATCGCGGCGCGGTGACCTATTCCAATCAGGCCAAGAACGACTGGCTCGCGGTTTCCAAGCGCATCTTGCACGACCAGGGGGCCGTGAGTGAAACCTGTGCCCGCGCCATGGCCACCGGACTGCGGCAGAGCACGCGCACCGACATCACAGTGGCCGTCACCGGCATTGCCGGTCCTGATGGCGGCAGCGAGGATAAGCCGGTGGGCACGGTGTTCATCGCCCTGTCGGCCAACGACGCGGAGCAGGCCAAGGGCTATCGCTTCAGCGGCAGCCGCGAACAGATCCGCAAAATATCCGCCTGCATGGCTCTGGAATGGATCCGCCGCTACCTGATGGAGCGCGCCCGACCCAAAGCCTAG
- a CDS encoding phosphatidylglycerophosphatase A family protein, with the protein MNPGVQPRRRLLLLLATNGGLGNFPWAPGTVGTLAGIPAFWLLARLPAPLYLLVWTALLILACWVAHEAGRYYGVVDDRRIVIDELVGYLVTVALVPFSWTTALLGFVFFRLFDILKVWPASWFDRRMKNGVGVVLDDVVAGLYGAAALHLCLAFLG; encoded by the coding sequence ATGAATCCGGGGGTTCAACCACGACGACGGCTGCTCCTGCTGCTGGCGACCAACGGCGGCCTGGGCAATTTTCCCTGGGCCCCGGGCACCGTCGGCACCCTGGCCGGGATTCCGGCCTTCTGGCTGCTGGCGCGGCTGCCGGCGCCCCTCTATCTGCTGGTCTGGACGGCGCTGCTGATTCTGGCCTGCTGGGTCGCGCATGAGGCGGGGCGCTACTATGGTGTGGTCGATGATCGACGCATTGTCATCGATGAGCTGGTGGGCTATCTTGTCACGGTGGCCCTGGTTCCCTTTTCCTGGACCACCGCCCTGTTGGGCTTTGTGTTCTTTCGCCTGTTCGACATCCTCAAGGTCTGGCCCGCCAGTTGGTTCGACCGACGCATGAAAAACGGCGTGGGGGTGGTTCTCGATGATGTGGTCGCGGGGCTCTACGGCGCCGCCGCCCTGCATCTGTGCCTGGCGTTTCTGGGATGA
- the larC gene encoding nickel pincer cofactor biosynthesis protein LarC produces the protein MKTLYLDPFSGISGDMVLGLLVDLGLPVAELETALTGLPIAGWTLRAEREQRQGITGTRLRVECAETHHHRTWRDIDQMLAQSTLPAPVRDLARRIFLRIGTAEAKIHDIALEEVHFHEVGALDSIVDVVGAAAGLTALKIDQVVCAPLPMSRGFVRCAHGTFPLPAPATLEILRGLPVIDGNCDFELVTPTGAAIAAEIANFASLPAMRIERCGYGVGGRNLADRPNLLRGILGETAEQLADTDQVEVLETHLDDCNPEWLGALMEDLLAAGALDVAFSPLQMKKNRPGVGVRVIAPAGQGRRLAAQLLRDSSAIGVRRQLVERLKLARESAQVATPWGSAEVKLLRQGGRLVRITPEFESCRQLARRAALPLPEVYRLVEAAARDSLDQGEHRE, from the coding sequence ATGAAAACCCTGTACCTCGATCCCTTTTCCGGCATCTCCGGCGACATGGTCCTCGGCCTGCTGGTCGACCTCGGTCTGCCCGTCGCCGAACTGGAGACGGCGCTGACGGGGCTGCCCATCGCGGGCTGGACGCTGCGCGCCGAGCGCGAGCAGCGCCAGGGGATCACCGGCACGCGCCTGCGGGTGGAATGCGCGGAAACCCATCACCACCGCACCTGGCGCGACATCGATCAGATGCTGGCGCAAAGCACCCTGCCCGCCCCGGTTCGCGACCTGGCGCGGCGCATCTTCCTGCGCATCGGCACCGCTGAGGCCAAAATCCACGACATCGCCCTGGAAGAAGTGCATTTTCACGAGGTCGGCGCCCTTGATTCCATTGTCGATGTGGTCGGCGCCGCCGCCGGCCTCACGGCCCTCAAGATCGACCAGGTGGTCTGCGCGCCCCTGCCAATGAGCCGCGGCTTTGTCCGCTGCGCCCACGGCACCTTTCCCCTGCCCGCCCCGGCCACCCTGGAGATCCTGCGCGGGCTGCCGGTCATCGACGGCAACTGCGACTTCGAGCTGGTCACCCCGACGGGCGCCGCCATCGCCGCGGAGATCGCGAACTTCGCGTCCCTGCCGGCCATGCGCATCGAACGCTGCGGTTACGGCGTGGGCGGCCGCAATCTGGCCGATCGCCCCAACCTGCTGCGCGGCATCCTCGGCGAAACGGCCGAGCAACTCGCCGACACCGATCAGGTCGAGGTGCTGGAGACCCATCTTGACGACTGCAACCCCGAATGGCTCGGCGCCCTCATGGAGGATCTGCTCGCCGCCGGCGCCCTGGATGTCGCCTTCAGCCCCTTGCAAATGAAAAAAAATCGCCCTGGCGTCGGTGTGCGCGTCATCGCCCCCGCGGGGCAGGGTAGGCGCCTGGCGGCGCAGTTACTGCGCGACAGCTCGGCCATCGGCGTGCGCCGCCAGCTTGTGGAGCGCCTCAAGCTGGCGCGCGAATCCGCTCAGGTGGCGACGCCCTGGGGCAGCGCCGAGGTCAAGCTGCTGCGCCAGGGTGGGCGACTGGTACGCATCACCCCTGAATTCGAAAGCTGCCGACAACTTGCCCGCCGCGCCGCGCTGCCCCTGCCCGAGGTCTACCGTCTGGTGGAAGCCGCCGCCCGGGACAGCCTGGATCAAGGAGAGCACCGGGAATGA
- the larB gene encoding nickel pincer cofactor biosynthesis protein LarB, with product MNANELKDLLIALEQGRTSVDATFERLRRLPFEDIGVAMIDHHRELRQGAPEVIFGEGKSLAQLQAIVARMHERGSNILATRLDADKGRALLAAFPAGEFDADGRTFTLVQKSIPQSGRGTILVVAAGTSDLPVAREAAVTARLLGHPVEELVDVGVAGLHRLFARAEVLRRAAVVIVVAGMEGALPSVVGGLVAAPVIAVPTSVGYGAAFGGVAALLGMLNSCAGGVTVVNIDNGFGAAYAAHRINQGASP from the coding sequence ATGAACGCCAACGAACTCAAGGATCTGCTGATCGCCCTGGAGCAGGGCCGCACCAGCGTCGACGCGACTTTCGAGCGACTGCGGCGGCTGCCCTTCGAGGATATCGGGGTGGCCATGATCGATCATCACCGTGAACTGCGCCAAGGGGCTCCGGAGGTGATTTTCGGCGAGGGCAAAAGCCTGGCGCAATTGCAGGCCATCGTCGCGCGCATGCACGAGCGCGGCAGCAACATCCTCGCCACCCGCCTCGACGCCGACAAGGGCCGGGCGCTGCTCGCCGCCTTCCCAGCCGGCGAGTTCGACGCCGACGGGCGCACCTTCACCCTGGTGCAAAAGTCCATCCCGCAAAGCGGACGCGGCACGATCCTGGTGGTCGCCGCCGGCACCTCGGATCTGCCCGTGGCGCGCGAGGCGGCGGTAACGGCGCGTCTGCTCGGGCATCCCGTGGAGGAACTGGTCGACGTCGGTGTCGCCGGACTGCATCGCCTGTTCGCCCGCGCCGAGGTGCTGCGCCGCGCCGCGGTCGTCATCGTCGTGGCCGGCATGGAGGGCGCGCTGCCTTCGGTGGTCGGCGGCCTGGTCGCCGCGCCGGTGATCGCCGTGCCCACCTCGGTGGGCTACGGCGCGGCCTTCGGCGGCGTCGCCGCGCTGCTCGGCATGCTCAACTCCTGCGCGGGGGGCGTCACCGTGGTCAACATCGACAACGGCTTCGGCGCGGCCTATGCCGCCCACCGCATCAACCAGGGTGCGTCCCCATGA
- a CDS encoding type IV toxin-antitoxin system AbiEi family antitoxin — protein MANRKNNEQGIIDLCLASLHALPGCRHDFTAAPPGSDHAGHLALSGSWGDCRYRVQVVARLTPLAARLVIHQAQDTREAPLLLLADFVSERLAGELRGHGIAFLDTVGNASLREGGLLVEVSGRKRKAPPVRTSRGFQPSGLRLIHLLLRKPEALNWNYRRLAKEAGLALGAVGPVLKELEERGFSREDTSGKRRLRNRLDLFRRWEVGYLERLRPKLLLERCRPATDLGLNALPEMIRRQNLQGQIQIGGELGAALILEGLKPRQAVLHLQGDPLAIMLRLRLVPDPEGEVILLAALGTRTEGERLALADPLLLHAELMDLGGAGEDPARQIFERFLDRHFQSAPQRQSPERPA, from the coding sequence ATGGCCAACCGCAAAAACAACGAGCAAGGCATTATCGATCTGTGCCTGGCGTCGCTGCACGCCCTGCCCGGCTGCCGCCACGACTTCACCGCGGCACCGCCGGGCAGCGACCACGCCGGGCATCTGGCGTTGTCGGGCTCCTGGGGTGACTGCCGCTACCGGGTGCAGGTGGTCGCGCGCCTCACGCCCCTGGCGGCGCGCCTGGTGATCCACCAGGCTCAGGACACCCGGGAGGCGCCCTTGCTGCTGCTCGCCGACTTTGTCTCCGAGCGCCTCGCCGGCGAGCTGCGCGGCCACGGCATCGCCTTTCTCGATACAGTGGGCAACGCCTCGCTGCGGGAAGGCGGGCTGCTGGTCGAAGTCAGCGGGCGCAAGCGCAAGGCGCCCCCCGTGCGCACCAGTCGCGGCTTTCAGCCCTCGGGGCTGCGCCTCATCCACCTGCTGCTGCGCAAACCCGAGGCCCTCAACTGGAACTATCGGCGCCTGGCCAAGGAGGCCGGATTGGCCCTGGGCGCGGTGGGGCCGGTTCTCAAGGAGCTTGAGGAACGCGGCTTCAGTCGGGAGGATACCTCAGGCAAGCGCCGCCTGCGCAACCGCCTCGATCTGTTTCGGCGCTGGGAGGTCGGTTACCTGGAGCGGCTGCGCCCCAAACTGCTGCTCGAGCGCTGCCGCCCCGCCACCGACCTGGGCCTGAACGCCCTGCCGGAGATGATTCGGCGCCAGAATCTGCAGGGCCAGATTCAGATCGGCGGCGAACTCGGCGCCGCCCTGATCCTGGAAGGCCTCAAGCCCCGCCAGGCGGTTCTGCATCTCCAGGGCGATCCCCTGGCCATCATGCTGCGCCTGCGGCTGGTTCCCGACCCCGAGGGCGAGGTCATTCTGCTGGCCGCCCTGGGCACCCGCACCGAAGGCGAGCGCCTGGCCCTGGCCGACCCGTTGCTGCTGCACGCCGAACTCATGGACCTGGGCGGCGCGGGCGAAGACCCGGCCCGGCAAATCTTCGAGCGGTTTCTGGACCGCCACTTTCAGTCCGCGCCTCAGCGCCAGTCCCCGGAAAGGCCCGCATGA